In Humulus lupulus chromosome 6, drHumLupu1.1, whole genome shotgun sequence, a single genomic region encodes these proteins:
- the LOC133783299 gene encoding nuclear transcription factor Y subunit B-3-like — MADSDNDSGGHNTGANANNELSPREQDRLLPIANVSRIMKKALPANAKISKDAKETVQECVSEFISFITGEASDKCQREKRKTINGDDLLWAMTTLGFEEYVEPLKIYLQRFREMEGEKGGSAVAARDKDAVSGSVGNGGGYGDGGGGGGGGGGGGMYGSGMVMMGQQHQGHVYGSGGFHQMASNSGGGLGPKSGPGHLSPNSNYGRPR; from the coding sequence ATGGCGGACTCGGACAATGACTCGGGAGGACACAACACCGGAGCGAACGCGAACAACGAGCTATCTCCGAGAGAGCAGGACAGGCTTTTGCCGATAGCGAACGTGAGCAGGATCATGAAGAAGGCTTTACCGGCGAACGCGAAGATCTCCAAGGACGCCAAGGAGACAGTTCAGGAGTGCGTCTCTGAGTTCATCAGCTTCATCACCGGCGAAGCCTCCGATAAGTGTcaaagagagaagaggaagacAATCAACGGCGACGATCTGCTCTGGGCCATGACCACGCTGGGGTTCGAGGAGTACGTGGAGCCACTCAAGATCTACTTACAGAGGTTTCGGGAGATGGAGGGAGAGAAAGGTGGCTCCGCGGTGGCGGCGCGTGATAAGGACGCTGTCTCGGGGAGCGTCGGAAACGGTGGCGGGTATGGAGACGGTGGCGGCGGCGGCGGTGGCGGGGGTGGTGGTGGGATGTACGGAAGTGGAATGGTTATGATGGGCCAGCAACATCAGGGACACGTGTACGGTTCTGGTGGGTTTCATCAAATGGCTAGCAATAGTGGTGGTGGGCTTGGGCCTAAGTCTGGGCCTGGTCATTTGAGCCCAAATTCGAATTATGGTAGGCCGAGATAG
- the LOC133783301 gene encoding uncharacterized protein LOC133783301, giving the protein MDEDGGEQMDQFHRNEAISAVADEGFLGEEEEDDDYEDLYNDVNVGEGFLQSMRKNEDLGFGNEVVEEKKIEQQQPLVAQEPAVSIPGVGGGSGEGTGGGVGGGDVGARVVGRVGGEGYNQNLGFRGGEMDLKGNVGSGSSVGGGSGIRVELGQGPSKMNEFEEQSGNTSVGVHVIGQQQQQQPPQQQQPPPQQAPPPHVGVVGNVGNMGGDGMMRQPGIGVNVNGVGGNNVVVGVGAGGGGGGTILFVGDLHWWTTDSELESELCKYGQVKEVKFFDEKASGKSKGYCQVEFYDPAAATACKEGMNGHLFNGRPCLVAFASPFSVKRMGEAQVNRNQQMTQTNVSQARRGPNDAGGKTGGNNIATGGNYQGGDNNNNNNNRGYGRGNWGRGNAQNMGNRGPVGPMRNRGGGMSGRGIMGNGGNGFGQGLGATPPLLHPQSMMGQGFDPAFGAPMGRMGSYGGFPGAPTPPFSGILSSFPPVGSVGLPGVAPHVNPAFFGRGMPMNGMGMMPTAGVDGPNMGMWADPSMGGWGGGEEHGGGRAGESSYGEEAASDHQYGEVSHDRGGWPNAMKEKDRGSERDWSGSSDRRYREDRDQAYDRDAPREKDTSHDDWSERRHRDDRDAGRDRERERDRDRERSRDRERERDRDRHREDRDRYADHHRYRDRDTEHDDEWERGRSSRTHNKGRVSQEDDHRSRSRDADYGKRRRLTSE; this is encoded by the coding sequence ATGGATGAAGATGGAGGGGAACAGATGGATCAGTTCCATCGCAACGAAGCGATCTCAGCTGTGGCTGATGAGGGTTTCTTGGGAGAGGAGGAGGAGGACGACGATTACGAGGACCTTTACAACGATGTAAATGTCGGCGAGGGTTTCTTACAGTCTATGAGAAAGAATGAGGATTTGGGTTTTGGGAATGAGGTTGTGGAGGAGAAGAAGATTGAGCAACAACAGCCTTTAGTGGCTCAAGAGCCTGCTGTTTCGATTCCGGGTGTTGGTGGGGGTAGCGGAGAGGGCACTGGCGGTGGTGTTGGTGGAGGAGATGTTGGAGCTAGGGTTGTTGGGAGAGTTGGAGGAGAGGGTTACAATCAGAATCTTGGATTTAGAGGGGGTGAGATGGATTTGAAGGGAAATGTTGGATCGGGATCGTCGGTGGGTGGGGGAAGTGGGATTAGGGTTGAATTAGGTCAAGGACCGagtaagatgaatgagtttgagGAGCAAAGTGGGAATACTAGTGTTGGGGTTCATGTTATTGGtcaacaacagcaacaacagcCGCCTCAGCAGCAGCAACCACCACCACAACAAGCTCCACCACCTCATGTTGGTGTTGTTGGAAATGTTGGGAACATGGGGGGTGATGGTATGATGAGGCAACCTGGTATAGGTGTTAATGTTAATGGGGTTGGAGGAAATAATGTTGTTGTCGGAGTTGGAGCTGGAGGCGGAGGTGGCGGGACTATATTATTTGTGGGCGATTTGCATTGGTGGACCACTGATTCAGAATTGGAGTCTGAGCTATGTAAGTATGGACAAGTGAAGGAGGTTAAATTTTTCGATGAGAAGGCAAGTGGGAAGTCTAAAGGTTATTGTCAGGTTGAGTTTTACGATCCAGCTGCTGCTACAGCCTGCAAAGAGGGGATGAATGGGCATTTGTTCAATGGTCGGCCTTGTCTTGTTGCATTTGCATCCCCATTCAGTGTCAAGAGAATGGGAGAGGCTCAAGTAAACAGGAATCAACAGATGACCCAGACTAACGTTTCTCAGGCTAGAAGGGGGCCTAATGATGCTGGTGGTAAAACTGGTGGGAATAACATTGCTACTGGCGGGAATTATCAAGGTggagataataataataataataataacagagGTTACGGTAGAGGTAATTGGGGAAGAGGTAATGCTCAGAATATGGGAAATAGAGGTCCAGTTGGTCCAATGAGAAACAGGGGTGGAGGAATGAGTGGTAGAGGCATAATGGGAAATGGTGGAAATGGTTTTGGGCAGGGTCTTGGTGCCACCCCGCCCTTATTGCACCCTCAGTCAATGATGGGCCAGGGTTTTGATCCAGCTTTCGGCGCTCCAATGGGGAGAATGGGCAGTTATGGAGGTTTTCCCGGTGCCCCAACGCCTCCATTTTCTGGGATTTTGTCTTCTTTCCCTCCCGTTGGAAGTGTTGGTTTGCCTGGAGTTGCCCCACACGTTAATCCTGCATTTTTTGGAAGGGGAATGCCCATGAATGGAATGGGAATGATGCCAACCGCAGGTGTCGATGGGCCTAATATGGGAATGTGGGCAGATCCTAGCATGGGTGGATGGGGTGGTGGTGAAGAGCATGGTGGGGGAAGAGCTGGGGAGTCTAGTTATGGTGAAGAGGCTGCATCTGACCATCAATATGGGGAGGTTAGTCATGATAGAGGAGGCTGGCCCAATGCCATGAAGGAGAAAGATAGAGGTTCCGAGAGGGACTGGTCTGGGTCTTCTGATAGAAGGTATCGGGAGGATAGGGATCAGGCTTATGATAGGGATGCACCTAGAGAAAAAGATACCAGTCATGATGACTGGTCTGAAAGAAGGCATCGTGATGATAGAGACGCTGGTCGAGACCGGGAAAGGGAGCGTGATCGGGATAGAGAACGTTCTCGTGACCGTGAACGTGAAAGGGACCGTGATAGGCATAGGGAAGATAGGGACCGATATGCTGACCATCATAGGTACAGAGACCGTGACACTGAACATGATGATGAGTGGGAAAGGGGACGGTCATCAAGGACTCACAACAAGGGACGGGTCTCTCAAGAGGATGATCATCGATCAAGATCAAGGGATGCTGATTATGGGAAGAGGCGGAGGCTCACTTCCGAATAA